The following coding sequences lie in one Balneolaceae bacterium genomic window:
- a CDS encoding efflux RND transporter permease subunit encodes MLLKRPITAFMLILATLIFGTIALTNLSVNLLPEVDSPTMLIRTDWSGASPREVEQQINQPLEARLSSLQGMENITGFARQGQSVISVTFQWGTNMDLAFLNVREGLDRAGFGLPDLAGRPQLVQNTASDEPIAVLGIGSTNNPNPDFETQMELKRWAESVLTRRLEQADGIAQALLVGAVVPEVRIRYDTEALNRYNISISQVRSSINDANVFVPAGELRDGWYRYSLKFQTQISSMQDIREVPLTRLGTGRVLTLDDVAEVEMAEADPSSFSLVDGTQTLSVLVKKEYGSNTVEAYETLLPLLDELRSQTPNVEISVLQENATFISNAINNLLQTLLYGALLAFVILFLFLDDLRTPFTIGVAIPVSIFLTFFVMYLSDIQLNIVSLSGLTLGIGLLVDNAIIVLENINRHREDVKSVLEAASRGTREIALAVSASTFTTISVFLPLVFLGGFEGAFFKDQAWTLSISLLASLLVALMILPVLVVQFQKDGEQKSILGFKGRFNRIRDRYEQSLQWALDRKIWFVLVMVLLLGTSAYLFYYVQKSILPITEPEEVTYRVRLPGNTALSTSQQAASAMTDYITPYSDQDRPLQVLGGHTDQTNLSNLSSEGPNKFRITIPVNGYAQADTVRSRMESYLEGRPGWSAQEESSGGEMIALQSTDQPPVIFRLIGNDRSQSEQLVGVLEEELQERGLSLDLAKQYEQEVDTYHLRFRQDPMMRLGISQSQVMDYLESLTRGNMVTEWDRQDESVAVRLVGMDRNVFAPTDIVMNMEGLSIPLTNLLEVSRSSEPEQLERVNQTRCSATWPIWILAGGG; translated from the coding sequence TTGCTGCTAAAACGCCCCATTACCGCCTTCATGTTGATCCTGGCGACCCTGATTTTCGGGACCATCGCCTTGACCAACCTGTCCGTCAACCTGTTGCCGGAGGTGGATTCCCCCACCATGCTCATCCGGACTGACTGGAGCGGCGCATCTCCCCGTGAGGTAGAGCAGCAGATCAACCAGCCCCTCGAAGCCCGTCTCAGTTCCCTGCAGGGCATGGAAAACATCACAGGATTTGCGCGCCAGGGACAGAGCGTGATATCGGTGACCTTTCAGTGGGGCACCAACATGGATCTTGCCTTCCTGAATGTCCGGGAGGGACTGGACCGTGCGGGTTTTGGGCTGCCTGACCTGGCCGGCCGTCCCCAATTGGTACAGAATACCGCTTCCGACGAGCCCATAGCCGTGCTGGGTATAGGAAGCACGAACAATCCCAATCCCGATTTCGAGACCCAGATGGAGCTCAAGCGCTGGGCCGAGTCGGTTCTTACGCGACGGCTTGAACAGGCCGACGGCATTGCCCAGGCACTGCTGGTGGGCGCCGTGGTACCCGAGGTACGCATCCGCTACGATACGGAAGCTCTCAACCGTTACAACATCAGCATATCCCAGGTGCGCAGCAGCATTAATGACGCCAATGTGTTTGTGCCCGCCGGGGAGCTGAGAGACGGGTGGTACCGCTACAGCCTCAAGTTCCAGACCCAAATATCTTCCATGCAGGATATCCGGGAGGTGCCCCTTACCCGGTTGGGCACCGGACGGGTACTGACCCTGGATGATGTGGCCGAGGTGGAAATGGCAGAGGCCGATCCGTCCTCGTTTTCGCTTGTAGACGGCACGCAGACTCTCAGCGTGCTGGTGAAAAAGGAGTACGGCTCCAACACGGTGGAGGCCTACGAAACCCTGCTACCATTGCTGGACGAGCTACGCTCCCAGACTCCAAACGTGGAGATCTCGGTGTTGCAGGAGAATGCCACTTTCATCAGTAACGCCATCAACAACCTGCTGCAGACCCTGCTGTACGGGGCGCTGCTTGCCTTTGTGATCCTCTTTCTTTTCCTGGACGACCTGCGCACGCCCTTTACCATTGGTGTAGCCATTCCGGTAAGTATTTTTCTCACATTCTTTGTGATGTACCTGTCGGACATTCAGCTCAACATTGTATCCCTGAGCGGTCTTACGTTGGGCATCGGTCTGCTGGTGGACAATGCCATTATTGTACTGGAGAATATTAACCGGCACAGGGAGGATGTAAAAAGCGTTCTGGAGGCGGCCTCCAGGGGAACCCGTGAAATCGCCCTGGCTGTATCAGCCTCTACCTTTACGACCATCTCGGTCTTTCTGCCGCTCGTCTTCCTAGGCGGTTTTGAAGGAGCTTTTTTCAAGGACCAGGCGTGGACGCTCTCCATTAGTCTGCTGGCCTCCCTGCTGGTCGCGCTGATGATCCTGCCCGTGCTGGTGGTACAGTTTCAAAAAGACGGGGAGCAGAAGAGCATCCTTGGTTTCAAGGGGCGATTTAACCGCATACGTGACCGCTACGAGCAGAGCCTGCAGTGGGCACTGGACCGCAAAATCTGGTTTGTGCTGGTGATGGTGCTCCTGCTGGGAACTTCCGCCTATCTGTTTTACTACGTGCAGAAAAGCATACTGCCCATCACCGAGCCCGAAGAGGTGACCTACCGTGTCCGACTGCCCGGCAACACGGCGTTGTCTACCTCCCAGCAGGCCGCTTCGGCCATGACCGACTATATCACGCCCTATAGCGATCAGGATAGGCCTCTGCAGGTCCTCGGGGGACACACCGACCAGACCAATCTGTCCAATCTCTCCAGTGAGGGACCCAATAAATTTCGCATTACCATTCCGGTGAACGGCTATGCACAGGCCGATACCGTACGCAGCCGGATGGAATCCTACCTCGAGGGGAGACCGGGCTGGTCCGCCCAGGAGGAGAGCTCGGGAGGAGAGATGATTGCGCTTCAGAGCACCGACCAACCGCCGGTGATCTTCCGGCTCATCGGCAACGACCGTTCGCAGAGTGAGCAGCTTGTGGGTGTTCTGGAGGAGGAACTCCAGGAGAGAGGGCTCTCCCTCGATTTAGCCAAGCAGTACGAACAGGAAGTGGATACCTACCACCTGCGATTCCGGCAGGATCCCATGATGCGGCTGGGCATATCCCAATCGCAGGTGATGGATTACCTGGAAAGCCTCACACGGGGTAATATGGTAACGGAATGGGACCGGCAGGACGAGAGCGTGGCCGTGCGACTGGTGGGCATGGACCGTAACGTATTTGCGCCTACCGATATCGTCATGAACATGGAAGGACTCAGCATTCCGCTTACGAATCTGTTGGAGGTGAGCAGGTCATCCGAGCCTGAGCAGCTGGAGCGGGTAAACCAGACCCGGTGCTCAGCTACGTGGCCGATATGGATTTTAGCGGGTGGTGGCTGA
- a CDS encoding efflux RND transporter permease subunit, which translates to MDFSGWWLNSSAINEAMAVFTQRTGLDVEVGGSARSIAELLRSMGQLLLVSVIIIYLILAIQFESLKYPVIILVAVPFAWIGSILVLWATGVSLNALSFMGVLILTGIAVNDSILKVDFMRRYLNDTGDLDQAVTQAGLHRFRPVVMTSLTTIFGLVPMLIPFGDGFAFRQSLAIALMGGMVTSTVLTLYLVPIIFHWVERNAGKVQEQPATDR; encoded by the coding sequence ATGGATTTTAGCGGGTGGTGGCTGAACAGCAGTGCTATCAATGAGGCGATGGCGGTATTTACGCAGCGTACTGGACTGGACGTGGAAGTAGGCGGATCAGCGCGCAGCATCGCCGAACTCCTGAGAAGTATGGGGCAGTTACTGCTGGTAAGTGTGATCATTATCTACCTCATCCTGGCTATACAGTTTGAAAGTCTGAAATATCCTGTCATTATACTCGTGGCCGTGCCCTTTGCGTGGATCGGCTCTATTCTTGTGCTTTGGGCTACAGGCGTAAGTCTGAATGCCCTTTCCTTCATGGGCGTACTGATTCTGACCGGTATTGCAGTCAACGACTCTATCCTGAAGGTGGACTTCATGCGGCGCTACCTCAACGACACGGGCGATCTCGACCAGGCCGTCACGCAGGCGGGCCTGCACCGTTTCCGTCCTGTGGTCATGACCAGCCTGACGACTATTTTTGGACTTGTGCCCATGCTAATTCCTTTCGGGGACGGATTTGCCTTCCGGCAGTCACTGGCCATCGCATTGATGGGAGGCATGGTGACCAGCACGGTACTCACCCTGTACCTGGTACCGATCATTTTTCACTGGGTGGAACGGAATGCCGGCAAGGTGCAAGAACAGCCGGCGACGGACCGCTAA
- a CDS encoding efflux RND transporter periplasmic adaptor subunit: protein MDYTNLRKSVLVALLAAGMLAGCQGDGSEEQESPLSDEEEESVEVRPEVTFAVADDEPIYTYVESQGLVEADREITISPRMSGYVTTTNIVEGRRVQEGDTLLQFAERELALDLQEARNNLADARQEYDLQKESEGWTGTQRDDEALRISTGLAQAELNLERIQMQMENTTITAPFTGTLATENRITPGAYLSAGTEIATLIDDRTLRVRFDVLEAEVTRIEPGMQAEINAPGGVQTTGEVDAVSPVVNSDTKTGEVIISIDNPGGRIKKGMTVEGRVLVERHTGQVRFPRSAVLSRDGGRTLVFKYNPSNSEVEWIYVTPQFQNREWVIVNHEDIAPGDTIAVDQHFSLSHLQLVTPMMQSLEQQDAEEIGGN from the coding sequence ATGGATTACACCAACCTGAGAAAGTCGGTTTTAGTTGCGCTTCTGGCGGCCGGCATGCTGGCCGGGTGCCAGGGAGACGGCAGTGAGGAACAGGAATCACCGCTATCCGATGAGGAGGAAGAGTCCGTGGAGGTGCGTCCCGAAGTTACCTTTGCCGTGGCAGACGACGAGCCTATTTATACCTATGTGGAGAGCCAGGGCCTGGTGGAGGCTGACCGGGAAATCACCATTTCACCCCGTATGAGTGGATATGTGACCACTACTAATATCGTGGAGGGTCGGCGCGTTCAGGAAGGCGACACCCTTCTGCAGTTTGCAGAGAGAGAGCTGGCACTGGATCTTCAAGAGGCCCGGAACAACCTGGCGGACGCCCGTCAGGAGTATGATCTTCAGAAAGAATCGGAAGGCTGGACCGGCACTCAGCGTGACGATGAGGCGCTGCGCATTTCAACAGGACTTGCCCAGGCCGAGCTGAATCTGGAGCGCATCCAAATGCAAATGGAAAATACCACGATTACCGCGCCCTTTACGGGTACCCTGGCGACCGAAAACAGGATCACGCCGGGAGCCTACCTGTCGGCCGGAACCGAAATCGCCACGCTTATTGATGACCGCACCCTACGCGTACGTTTTGACGTGCTGGAAGCCGAAGTAACCCGCATTGAACCTGGCATGCAGGCGGAAATAAATGCGCCGGGCGGCGTTCAGACGACGGGGGAGGTGGATGCTGTTTCGCCGGTCGTCAACAGCGATACCAAGACGGGAGAAGTGATCATCAGCATTGACAATCCTGGAGGCCGCATCAAGAAAGGTATGACCGTTGAAGGCCGTGTTTTGGTCGAACGACACACCGGTCAGGTACGCTTTCCACGTTCGGCGGTGCTTAGTCGTGACGGTGGACGCACCCTGGTTTTCAAGTACAATCCCTCCAATTCGGAGGTGGAATGGATTTACGTCACCCCGCAATTCCAGAACCGAGAATGGGTGATCGTCAATCACGAAGACATAGCACCTGGCGATACCATCGCCGTCGACCAGCATTTCTCGTTGAGTCATCTGCAGCTTGTTACGCCCATGATGCAGTCTCTTGAGCAGCAGGATGCCGAAGAAATTGGCGGAAACTGA
- a CDS encoding helix-turn-helix domain-containing protein: MPYGHRNIDNILQEYRKSLAPPEEDWPFDVQLASRCLNKRLYDESLNVTELKELCGIQSRNFSARFRYYTGEYPKDFLIRHRIAAAKRVLTSDTYNGSNLMELALSLGFRSHSSFTKAYRSREGVAPSKHISSQVKSHTRT; the protein is encoded by the coding sequence ATGCCATACGGTCACAGGAATATTGACAATATCCTCCAGGAGTACAGGAAGTCCCTTGCTCCACCGGAGGAGGACTGGCCCTTTGATGTCCAGCTTGCCTCTCGTTGCCTGAACAAACGCCTGTATGACGAATCTCTGAATGTTACTGAGCTCAAGGAACTCTGCGGTATACAGTCCCGTAACTTCTCCGCCCGGTTCCGCTACTATACCGGCGAATATCCCAAGGATTTTCTCATCAGGCACCGAATAGCGGCCGCCAAACGAGTGCTCACCTCCGATACCTATAACGGCAGCAACCTGATGGAGTTGGCATTGTCCTTGGGCTTCCGAAGCCACTCCAGTTTTACCAAGGCATATCGCAGCAGGGAAGGGGTGGCACCATCCAAGCATATCTCAAGTCAGGTGAAATCCCATACCCGCACCTGA
- a CDS encoding IS30 family transposase, with the protein MQKYTQLSVENRHQIKALLDAGHNQSEVARTIGVDKSTISRELKRNVANEGAESKDYCPEAAQKMTDRRHRDKPKHRRFTDALKAQARQWLTEEKLSPELISGRWGVLGIEGVSHETLYQWIWAAKRTADPTDKDLYKHLKHGARKAKRGNRKDSRGHIKGRVSITERPEVVEERDPPRRHRSRSDGGQGPQISPAGADRSGHPADSPGEGN; encoded by the coding sequence ATGCAAAAATACACCCAACTCAGCGTAGAAAATCGTCATCAGATCAAAGCTCTGCTGGATGCGGGCCATAATCAAAGCGAGGTTGCCCGAACCATCGGCGTGGATAAATCTACCATCAGCCGGGAGCTTAAACGCAATGTAGCCAACGAGGGCGCGGAGAGCAAGGACTACTGCCCGGAGGCCGCCCAGAAGATGACCGACCGGCGTCACCGGGACAAGCCCAAACATCGCCGGTTTACCGACGCCCTCAAAGCCCAGGCCCGCCAGTGGCTCACCGAAGAGAAGCTTTCCCCGGAGCTGATCAGCGGCCGCTGGGGGGTGTTGGGCATCGAGGGGGTTTCCCATGAGACCCTCTACCAGTGGATCTGGGCGGCCAAACGCACGGCAGATCCCACCGACAAGGATCTCTACAAACACCTCAAACACGGGGCTCGCAAGGCCAAGCGGGGCAACAGGAAAGACAGCAGAGGTCACATCAAAGGCCGGGTATCCATTACCGAACGTCCCGAGGTCGTCGAAGAGCGCGACCCGCCTCGGCGACATCGAAGTCGATCTGATGGTGGGCAAGGCCCACAAATCAGCCCTGCTGGTGCTGACCGATCGGGCCACCCTGCTGACAGCCCTGGAGAAGGTAACTAG